In Oncorhynchus kisutch isolate 150728-3 unplaced genomic scaffold, Okis_V2 scaffold2458, whole genome shotgun sequence, the following are encoded in one genomic region:
- the LOC109884237 gene encoding proteasome subunit alpha type-2-like, translating to MQEYTQSGGVRPFGVSLLIAGWDDDHPYLFQSDPSGAYFAWKATAMGKNYVNGKTFLEKRYNVDLELEDAIHTAILTLKESFEGQMTEDNIEVGICNEAGFRRLTTAEVKDYLAAIA from the exons ATGCAGGAGTACACACAGTCTGG TGGAGTGCGACCCTTTGGTGTGTCACTGTTGATAGCTGGATGGGATGATGATCACCCTTACCTCTTCCAGTCAGATCCCTCT GGTGCATACTTTGCATGGAAAGCCACAGCGATGGGAAAGAACTACGTCAATGGGAAAACATTCCTAGAAAAGAGATATAACGTGGATCTGGAGCTGGAAGATGCAATCCACACAGCAATCTTAACCTTGAAG gaAAGTTTTGAGGGTCAGATGACAGAAGATAACATTGAGGTGGGAATCTGCAACGAGGCAGGTTTCAGAAGACTCACCACAGCAGAGGTCAAGGACTACCTGGCAGCCATTGCATAA